The sequence AGGATGAACTTACTTTACTTAATGAGATAGGCACCCATTCTCCCAGGAGACCGATCTCCAAAAGTAAAAGAGACGATCAACCTGGTAAACTCACTGTCGACAGGTTCCCGTGTACCGGGAGTTGGGTCCAGGCAGGTGGAGGCCAAATGATTGTAATTAAAGTTAATTAACAGGCCTGCCGTCTCAAAGTGTCTAACAAGCAGAGTGCGGGGGAGTACTGAGAGCTTAGCAAACTCATTATCCCTACGGAGTAAATAACTCGGTGCCTGAAACTCGCTAAAGGGAAGCTCCAtttcgggggtggggtgggggtggtcctaGCTGTCTATCCGGATTGTCACCCTCCAAAGCCAGATCCCATTAGTAAGTGGAGTTTTTGAATCACTTACCCGCTTCTGGTTTCCTTTTAGACGCCCACATGCGGGAGAGAAATCCAAGGGGCAGAAATCGGAGCCTAACACTTTGCGCTCTGGAAATTTACCCAGAAAGATGCCGGAAAACCCCGGCCCAGCCTGAGAAGTACCCCCGCCCTGGCCCCGGCCCCACCACCCGGCCCACCGCGGCCCCCGGGACTCGCCCTGAGCGCgggcagcagagctggggaggCGCGGAGAGGCAGACGGGGAGCCTGGGCGCTGGGTTCCCTCCTGGCCCAGCTCGATCGTTCCTCACCCGTCTGTTCCAGGAGCGGGGCCTCCTCCTTCCCAGTCCCCGCCGCTTGCCCGCACCGCGTCTGATGCCGGGAGGCGGCCGCGCGGGCGGCGCTGTCAGTGGGGCCGGCGCGCCGCGGCCGCCGCACCTGGAGGCGGGGAGCGCGAGCCGGCGCGCAGCTCCGGAAGCGCCGCGCCCGCCGCCCGCGCTCTGCCCAGGTGCTCCCGCGCCGCGCCTCGGCGCTTCCTCCcggccggcgggggcggggagaggcGCCCGGCGCGGGGGCAGCGGGACTCAGCGGCGGGGGCAGCCAAGCCGGCCGCCCTGGTTCCGCAGCATAGTTGGGCGGCTGACTCAGTCGGTCGCGATTTGGCCGCGCCTGGCACCCTCGCCACCTGGCGCACCTCGGCCCCGACGCTTCGGGGCCGGCGGGGTTGGAGAAGCTGCGAGAGCGCGACCGGGGGCCCAGAGCGGCCAGGGCATGGCCCTCCAGAGACGGAGATGCCCGTGACCCTTCCCTGGCTCCTGCCGGCCAGTTGGTTGGTCCGGGCGCCCTGATGGGTGGGTCGTCAAATGGGCGGAACCACACCACCACTGATTATTAGTGTAACTCAACTAAGTACTTTCCAGGTTTCCTCAGAGTTTCCCAAACTTAAGACTCATCTAGGACGCTGATTTTCCCAGGCTGCTTCTGCGAAAAGTTGCATTCAATGGGCCCCGGAATCGATTTCCCAAGCCCCGTGCTGGTAGGGTGAACTCATTATATCGGATCCTCCGTCAAGTTGTCTTTGTGAGGAAGGGATTAATATTCCCATTTTCTAGTTGAGGAGTGTGAGGCGCCGAGCAATTCGCTCAATCAGACACAGCTTTAAGGAATAGGGGTGATTATCAATGCGAAACTCTCTCCCCAGAGAAacctccttgctgtggctttttaaattcccttttcttgtctccacccgcccccgcccccacccctctgAGGGAGGGGTAACCCTGCCCTAGTCTTTCTGGCACCTGGGATTGCTAGATCCGGGAAGACGTTTCTCCTTCGGCTTGGACTTTGATACTCTGCTCTTGGAAGTAATAATAAGGCGCAGGAAAAATACgggaatccaaaaagaaaaacccttgTGCGCCCCCCAATATCTAAATAGTCATAAAAATCCACTCATTTGCCAGTGAATTCAAAAGccagtttcttatttttatttttcagttaacatttttttacAGACCGTacctgaaattcttttctttaaaagatgaaatgtCTTTATCTGCTGTTGCAAGTAAAGCAATTAGGGAAAGTGCTGAGTTTATTACGAAAATGAAATAATTGAGGTTCGGAGTGTGGGAGTCTTTCAGGAGGCCCAACCATTGGGAAGCATCATCATCACCAAAACACCTGCCCATCAAAAAACACCCTCCTGCCTCGCAAAATGCCAAATCGCCAGTTTCTTTTGAACTACACACTTTACACCAAGAACCATTTCCACCAGGAAAGTTTCTTGACATTTTACAAACCTCAAGAATTGTCTTTAGATTtctgtagaattttatttttgtggttctTTCTTCATGTTAAGTTCATACtcggtggttttttttttttttttttcctttccctcagaGTTCTCAcatactttttcatttatttttatctttgtaagCCATCTTAAATCCTTTTCTGAACAAGGTGggttataaataaacaaaaattcttaCATCAGTTATGGTATGTCTCAGAACGCCAAGCATTTTTACTCGAATGACAAGTCCTCAAGTTACTTCTCCTGgtagattttataaaataattgggACTTTGTGCATTTTTGCAACAATATCTTAGTTCCTTGAATTATTATTCAGTCactttttgcttaaaaaatttGTTGAACATTTACTCTTTGAGAGTTTGACAACACAATGGTTGGCAAATACAAAAGGGTCCCTGAATTTACAGGCTTCTTTGAGGAGAAAGAAAGTTAAGAGATGTAAGGCACATCAATGACTTAATAATAGCTCTgggaagtgaaagaaaaagtgaTCCCTCATTGAAAATATACACTGGTTATGAGATGCATGCtgattaaggaaaataaaaaatatctgaagCAATATGGCAAAAAGTACCTTTTATTAGCTGCTCATTAATAACACCAGGTTCCAGGCAAACACataacatatatgttatatatgtacaaCTCTATGACTTggaattatttttccaattttataaacATAGGCTTAATTGAGACTTACAGAGGTTAGGCCATAAGTAGTGGAGAAATCGAACACATCTAGGCTGTATTTGTAGGCTATACACTACATATTTAGCAGCCCTCAGAGTGAGGCATTCAGGGAAAAAAGTAGGCAGGAAAAATAACTATAAGAATTGAGGTATGAAAATCTGTTTACTGCCAAGGCCATTCAAGTGTACAGTCCCAGTTAATTTCCATATTTATCTATTCCAAATATGtatttggaatatatatttttatttctggatttattCCAAAATCACCCCCTCCAACTCTTATTTGCTTGATTTTTAGTAGAAAGCAAGGATTGCTCCGTCCTTGACAGACTTTGTTTCATTGCTCCACCCATCCCTTCTACCCAGAATGCACTGTGCTTACAAAAAGAGACAGTCTAAGAGAGTAGACACCTTCctgcccttctcct comes from Phacochoerus africanus isolate WHEZ1 chromosome 10, ROS_Pafr_v1, whole genome shotgun sequence and encodes:
- the LOC125137378 gene encoding uncharacterized protein C10orf95-like, producing the protein MFPTFREQQVESRLQQQLRVVVWFRPFDDPPIRAPGPTNWPAGAREGSRASPSLEGHALAALGPRSRSRSFSNPAGPEASGPRCARWRGCQARPNRDRLSQPPNYAAEPGRPAWLPPPLSPAAPAPGASPRPRRPGGSAEARRGSTWAERGRRARRFRSCAPARAPRLQVRRPRRAGPTDSAARAAASRHQTRCGQAAGTGKEEAPLLEQTGEERSSWARREPSAQAPRLPLRASPALLPALRASPGGRGGPGGGAGARAGVLLRLGRGFPASFWVNFQSAKC